A region of Streptomyces sp. NBC_01750 DNA encodes the following proteins:
- a CDS encoding tetratricopeptide repeat protein, with protein sequence MSLRRARAGAPPPLPGNPAPSGRVGARFAGRFTRRGGAGEPAGLDPVVPAGLEAETPSGRAEAALADGSGGSREAGTSAGPGAGPQVRSAGRVRGVLLPAAALALVLTAGALAFGRADEAPPTTRTAAPAADAPFDRIGTGDLAHGVTGLQAHLRAQPKDARGWATLATAYVEQARTGGDPTRYPQAEKALARSLALQPQDNDSALAGRAALAAARHDFRGALRDAEAALKVNPFSERALASRIDALVELGSYPKALAAAKEADGRRPGIPVFTRYAYVLELRGDIAGARRVLGLALDSAVSPGDTAYVATALGQLEWTQGAYAPALRRFATALAADPAYLPALEGRARVQAAQGDTKSAERGLEDVVERLPLPGQLVALGEVYEARGRTAEARAQYELIGTWTELARANGVDTDLDTALALADHGDRPEALRAARAEWKQRQTVHTADALAWALQVNGRSAEALSYIGKSAPPGCRNAVFLYHRGMIERAAGRIAAARTSLTAALKVNPGFSPNGSRAARAALKALEAS encoded by the coding sequence ATGTCCCTGCGCAGGGCGCGAGCAGGAGCGCCACCGCCGCTCCCCGGCAATCCTGCCCCGTCGGGGCGCGTAGGTGCCCGCTTCGCCGGCCGGTTCACCCGGCGCGGCGGGGCGGGTGAACCGGCCGGGCTCGACCCGGTGGTACCGGCCGGGCTCGAGGCGGAGACGCCGAGCGGGCGTGCCGAGGCGGCGCTCGCCGACGGCTCCGGCGGAAGTCGTGAAGCCGGCACCTCCGCCGGCCCTGGGGCGGGCCCCCAGGTCCGGTCCGCCGGGCGGGTCCGGGGCGTTCTTCTGCCCGCCGCGGCGCTCGCGCTCGTGCTCACCGCGGGCGCTCTCGCCTTCGGACGGGCGGACGAGGCGCCCCCGACCACCCGCACCGCCGCGCCCGCGGCCGACGCGCCGTTCGACCGGATCGGTACCGGTGACCTCGCGCACGGGGTCACCGGCCTCCAGGCGCATCTGCGGGCCCAGCCCAAGGACGCCCGGGGGTGGGCGACCCTGGCCACCGCCTATGTGGAGCAGGCCAGGACCGGCGGCGACCCGACCCGGTATCCGCAGGCCGAGAAGGCACTCGCCCGCTCCCTCGCCCTCCAGCCGCAGGACAACGACTCGGCGCTTGCCGGGCGCGCCGCGCTCGCGGCGGCGCGGCACGACTTCCGCGGCGCGCTGCGGGACGCGGAAGCGGCGCTGAAGGTCAATCCGTTCAGCGAGCGGGCTCTCGCCTCCCGGATCGACGCACTTGTCGAACTGGGCAGCTATCCAAAGGCGTTGGCGGCGGCGAAGGAGGCCGACGGCCGCCGCCCCGGCATCCCCGTCTTCACGCGCTACGCGTACGTACTGGAGCTGCGCGGCGACATCGCGGGCGCCCGCCGGGTGCTCGGCCTCGCACTGGACTCGGCCGTCTCCCCCGGCGACACCGCGTACGTGGCCACCGCTCTGGGCCAACTGGAGTGGACCCAGGGCGCATACGCCCCCGCGCTGCGCCGGTTCGCGACCGCGCTGGCCGCTGATCCGGCATATCTGCCCGCCCTGGAGGGCCGGGCCCGTGTCCAGGCCGCGCAGGGCGACACGAAGAGCGCCGAGCGCGGGCTCGAGGATGTGGTGGAGCGGCTGCCGCTGCCGGGACAGCTGGTGGCGCTCGGTGAGGTGTACGAGGCCCGCGGACGTACGGCCGAGGCCCGGGCCCAGTACGAACTGATCGGCACCTGGACCGAATTGGCCCGCGCCAACGGCGTGGACACCGATCTGGACACCGCCCTGGCTCTCGCGGACCACGGCGACCGGCCCGAGGCGCTGCGCGCCGCACGCGCCGAGTGGAAGCAGCGGCAGACCGTGCACACCGCTGACGCCCTGGCGTGGGCTCTGCAGGTGAACGGCCGCTCCGCCGAGGCGCTTTCGTACATCGGGAAGTCCGCACCGCCCGGCTGCCGCAACGCGGTGTTCCTCTACCACCGCGGCATGATCGAACGCGCCGCCGGCCGGATCGCGGCGGCCCGGACCTCGCTCACGGCCGCCCTGAAGGTCAACCCCGGCTTCTCACCGAACGGTTCGCGTGCGGCTCGTGCCGCGCTGAAGGCACTGGAGGCATCATGA
- a CDS encoding HoxN/HupN/NixA family nickel/cobalt transporter: MRRRTTVAGAAVLIAGAALALLPAGTAAAHPLGNFTVNRYDGLLVAPKLLSVDHVEDLAEIPAAQARSAIDRDGDRKMSTGELSAWARGRCQDAARDGHVTVEGHAAALTPGASSAEVRPGQAGLPTLRVECRLTAALPEGQQTIVFRAPGGDKGPGWREIAARGDRMTLASSDVPKATTSRRLTVYPNGQLSSAPDQRAAELSVTPGGAPAVADRPGEAVAPASVLPRGADRWTQALTGLVSRRELTAGFAALALATALLLGALHALAPGHGKTVMAAAAAAGGRNSLRDVLSLGASVTVTHTLGVFALGALITAGSAAAPSVVAWLGVASGALVAVAGAVLVRRAWRNRGNAHGHSHGHSHGHSHDHGHSHGHGHSHGHGHSHGHTHDHRPLSFRSTLLLGFAGGLVPSPSAVVVLVGAAALGRAWFGLLLVLAYGAGLALTLAAAGFAAVRLGERASRLLGERSLRKGKMFSSVQRVLPLGTACVVLALGCGLALKGAATALA, encoded by the coding sequence ATGAGGAGGCGCACCACCGTCGCCGGCGCGGCGGTCCTCATTGCCGGGGCGGCGCTTGCGCTGCTGCCCGCGGGGACGGCCGCCGCGCACCCCCTGGGCAACTTCACGGTCAACCGGTACGACGGGCTCCTTGTCGCCCCGAAACTGCTGAGCGTCGATCATGTCGAGGACCTGGCCGAGATACCCGCCGCCCAGGCCCGTTCCGCCATCGACCGCGACGGCGACCGGAAGATGTCCACCGGTGAACTGTCCGCCTGGGCCAGGGGCCGCTGCCAGGATGCGGCGCGGGACGGCCACGTCACCGTCGAGGGGCACGCGGCCGCGCTCACACCCGGCGCGAGCAGCGCCGAAGTACGCCCGGGACAGGCCGGGCTGCCGACTCTGCGGGTCGAGTGCAGGCTGACGGCCGCCCTGCCGGAAGGGCAGCAGACGATCGTCTTCCGGGCGCCGGGCGGCGACAAGGGTCCGGGCTGGCGGGAGATCGCGGCCCGCGGGGACCGGATGACGCTCGCCTCCTCCGACGTACCGAAGGCAACAACGTCACGGCGGCTCACGGTGTACCCGAACGGCCAGCTCTCCTCTGCGCCGGACCAGCGGGCGGCCGAGCTCTCGGTCACTCCGGGCGGCGCCCCGGCGGTGGCGGACCGGCCCGGGGAGGCGGTGGCTCCGGCCTCCGTACTGCCGCGCGGCGCGGACCGCTGGACGCAGGCGCTGACCGGGCTGGTGTCCCGGCGCGAACTGACGGCCGGATTCGCCGCGCTGGCCCTGGCGACCGCGTTGCTGCTCGGTGCGCTGCACGCGCTCGCGCCGGGCCACGGCAAGACCGTGATGGCGGCAGCCGCGGCGGCCGGCGGGCGCAACTCCCTGCGCGACGTCCTGTCGCTGGGCGCGTCGGTGACGGTCACGCACACGCTCGGAGTGTTCGCGCTCGGCGCGCTGATCACAGCGGGCTCGGCGGCCGCGCCGTCCGTGGTGGCGTGGCTGGGCGTCGCGAGCGGAGCGCTGGTGGCCGTGGCGGGAGCGGTGCTGGTGCGCAGAGCCTGGCGGAACCGCGGCAATGCGCACGGACACAGCCACGGGCACAGCCACGGGCACAGTCACGACCACGGGCACAGCCACGGGCACGGGCACAGCCACGGGCACGGGCACAGCCACGGCCACACCCACGACCACCGTCCATTGAGTTTCCGTTCCACCCTCCTGCTCGGCTTCGCCGGCGGACTCGTCCCCAGCCCCTCCGCCGTCGTCGTGCTCGTCGGCGCCGCGGCCCTGGGCCGCGCCTGGTTCGGTCTGCTGCTCGTCCTCGCGTACGGCGCCGGCCTCGCCCTCACCCTCGCCGCCGCCGGCTTCGCAGCCGTCCGGCTCGGCGAACGCGCCTCCCGCCTTCTCGGCGAACGAAGCCTTCGCAAGGGAAAGATGTTCTCTTCCGTGCAGCGCGTACTGCCGCTCGGCACGGCGTGCGTGGTGCTCGCCCTCGGATGCGGATTGGCGCTCAAGGGGGCGGCAACAGCCCTTGCGTGA
- a CDS encoding serine/threonine-protein kinase has protein sequence MSEVPGDERLVAGRYRLLSPLGEGGMGAVWRARDEVLIRDVAVKEVRAPAGLGDADERRLYARLEREAWAAGRISHRNVVTVYDVATENGRPWIVMELVRGLALSDVLDAEGPITPQRAAHIGAEILAGLRAAHEAGVLHRDVKPGNVLIANDGRVVLSDFGIATVEGTSNLTMTGELIGSPEFLAPERALGRTPGPESDLWSLGVLLYAAVEGNTPFRQNTPLSTLRAVVDEELPPPRRAGALAPVIAGLLRKDPADRLPAEEAEHLLRVVGAGGGARTAPPPSPGPYSPTVTASSAAPAPAPGRFGPPPTPATTATTDVPHDRSRRAATVLVAGAAVLLLAIGGLAWALVNKDKNPGGSDNGGSTAPAGGSAGTASPGSSAPGGGTDGGGTDSGSTGGGGTDGGSANAGHGSNGGNGGGAHTPPQSVKVYVRTVHGSYSGSCPPPEAEAPAFRATITVGRTPAAVEYRWATRSGESSDSGWKTLDFEAGGGKQRQVNHIELTYRANGTHHDQIRVEIRSPVEVRSNWIDFSVTCEQETPTDGGSYTPNTYGTTGSG, from the coding sequence GTGAGCGAAGTGCCGGGCGATGAGCGGTTGGTCGCGGGGCGCTACCGCCTGCTGAGCCCGCTGGGCGAGGGCGGGATGGGCGCCGTGTGGCGGGCCCGTGACGAAGTGCTGATACGCGATGTCGCGGTCAAGGAGGTCCGCGCTCCCGCCGGTCTCGGCGATGCCGACGAGCGGCGGCTCTACGCACGCCTGGAGCGGGAGGCATGGGCGGCGGGCCGGATCTCGCACCGCAATGTGGTGACCGTCTACGACGTGGCGACCGAGAACGGCCGGCCATGGATCGTGATGGAGCTGGTGCGGGGGCTCGCGCTCTCCGATGTGCTCGACGCGGAGGGACCGATCACCCCGCAGCGCGCGGCCCACATCGGCGCCGAGATCCTCGCGGGCCTGCGCGCCGCGCACGAGGCGGGTGTGCTGCACCGCGATGTGAAGCCCGGGAACGTACTCATCGCCAACGACGGCCGGGTGGTCCTCTCGGACTTCGGGATCGCCACGGTCGAGGGAACCTCCAATCTCACGATGACGGGCGAGCTGATCGGCTCTCCCGAGTTCCTCGCGCCCGAGCGCGCGCTGGGGCGCACTCCGGGGCCCGAGTCGGATCTGTGGTCGCTCGGGGTACTGCTGTACGCCGCGGTCGAGGGCAACACCCCCTTCCGGCAGAACACTCCGCTGAGCACGCTGCGCGCCGTCGTCGACGAGGAGCTGCCGCCGCCGCGCAGGGCCGGTGCCCTGGCGCCGGTCATCGCGGGACTCCTGCGCAAGGATCCGGCGGACCGCCTCCCGGCGGAGGAAGCCGAGCATCTGCTGCGGGTGGTGGGCGCGGGTGGCGGCGCGCGTACCGCTCCGCCGCCCTCCCCCGGTCCGTACAGCCCTACGGTGACGGCCTCGTCCGCCGCACCGGCCCCGGCGCCCGGGCGGTTCGGTCCGCCGCCGACGCCCGCGACCACCGCGACGACGGATGTGCCGCACGACCGCTCGCGGCGGGCGGCCACGGTGCTGGTCGCCGGTGCGGCAGTGCTGCTCCTCGCGATCGGCGGCCTCGCCTGGGCTCTGGTCAACAAGGACAAGAACCCGGGCGGATCGGACAACGGCGGCAGCACGGCGCCCGCGGGCGGGAGTGCCGGCACCGCCAGTCCCGGCAGCAGTGCCCCGGGCGGCGGAACGGACGGCGGTGGAACGGACAGCGGCAGCACGGGCGGTGGCGGTACGGACGGCGGGTCGGCCAACGCGGGCCATGGGTCCAACGGCGGCAACGGCGGCGGTGCGCACACGCCGCCGCAGAGTGTGAAGGTGTACGTCCGGACCGTGCACGGAAGTTACTCGGGCAGCTGTCCGCCGCCCGAGGCGGAGGCGCCGGCCTTCCGGGCGACGATCACGGTCGGCCGCACTCCGGCGGCTGTCGAATACCGCTGGGCGACCAGGAGTGGGGAGAGCTCCGACTCCGGCTGGAAGACGCTGGACTTCGAAGCGGGGGGCGGCAAGCAGCGGCAGGTCAACCACATCGAGCTGACCTACAGAGCGAACGGGACGCACCACGACCAGATCCGGGTGGAGATCCGGAGTCCGGTCGAGGTGCGTTCCAACTGGATCGACTTCTCGGTCACATGCGAGCAGGAGACCCCGACGGATGGGGGCTCCTACACGCCGAACACGTATGGAACGACAGGGTCGGGCTGA
- a CDS encoding SGNH/GDSL hydrolase family protein, giving the protein MKLSRIAAFSSSLLLGAVLALTGAGQAQASESALALDYVALGDSYSSGLGAGGYDSASGDCKRSSRAYPRLWAAAHSPSSFAFTACSGARTGDVTAGQLAPLNSATDLVSITIGGNDAGFADVMTTCVLQSESTCVNRINQAKSYVDSTLPGKLDSVYSAIRSKAPAAQVVVLGYPRFYKLGGSCIAGLSENERSAINGAADYLNAAIAKRAANHGYDFADVAPTFTGHEICSGSAWLHSVNWLNISESYHPTASGHSGGYLPVFASHA; this is encoded by the coding sequence ATGAAACTGTCCCGAATCGCGGCATTCTCATCCTCACTCCTCCTCGGCGCCGTCCTCGCTCTCACCGGAGCGGGCCAGGCGCAAGCCTCGGAAAGCGCCCTGGCGCTGGACTATGTGGCCCTCGGAGACTCCTACTCATCGGGTCTCGGGGCCGGCGGTTACGACAGCGCAAGCGGCGACTGCAAGCGCAGCAGCCGTGCCTATCCCAGGCTCTGGGCGGCCGCGCATTCACCCTCGTCGTTCGCGTTCACCGCTTGCTCAGGCGCTCGTACGGGTGATGTCACAGCCGGTCAGCTCGCCCCGCTCAACTCCGCGACCGACCTCGTCTCGATCACCATCGGCGGCAATGACGCAGGCTTCGCCGACGTCATGACCACCTGCGTCCTGCAGTCCGAATCCACCTGTGTCAACCGGATCAACCAGGCGAAGAGCTACGTCGACTCGACCCTTCCCGGCAAGCTCGACTCGGTCTACTCGGCGATCAGGTCCAAGGCCCCGGCAGCCCAGGTCGTCGTCCTCGGCTACCCCCGCTTCTACAAGCTCGGCGGCAGTTGCATCGCCGGACTGAGCGAGAACGAACGGTCCGCGATCAACGGGGCCGCGGACTATCTCAACGCCGCCATCGCGAAGCGCGCCGCCAACCACGGCTACGACTTCGCGGATGTCGCCCCCACCTTCACCGGACACGAGATCTGCTCCGGGTCGGCCTGGCTGCACAGCGTCAACTGGCTCAACATCAGCGAGTCCTACCACCCCACCGCGTCCGGACACTCCGGCGGATACCTGCCCGTCTTCGCCTCCCACGCCTGA
- a CDS encoding glycosyltransferase family 2 protein, with protein MSSVLRPAAPGQDPFTEPSHHGDSAATAIDPEGPASGVGRISANYRPISSHLAITPPVSVVIPAMNEAENLPYVFKTLPDWIHEVVLVDGNSSDNTVQVARELWPDIKVVKQVGKGKGDALISGFAACTGDIIVMIDADGSADGQEIVSYVSALVSGADFAKGSRFANGGGTDDMTPVRKLGNWVLCAVVNAKFGARYTDLCYGYNAFWKRCLDSITLDCTGFEIETLMNIRVVKAGLRVQEVPSHEYLRIHGVSNLSAVRDGLRVLRVILKEKGVRRAARRRASATLSLRIPRGEAS; from the coding sequence ATGAGCTCAGTCCTGCGCCCGGCCGCTCCGGGGCAAGATCCGTTCACCGAACCGTCGCACCATGGGGACAGCGCCGCAACAGCCATCGATCCGGAAGGACCGGCGAGCGGAGTCGGCCGAATATCCGCCAACTACCGCCCGATCTCCTCGCATCTCGCGATCACTCCGCCCGTGAGCGTCGTGATCCCCGCCATGAATGAGGCGGAGAATCTTCCGTACGTGTTCAAGACCCTTCCCGACTGGATTCACGAAGTCGTTCTGGTCGACGGGAATTCCAGCGACAACACCGTCCAGGTCGCCCGCGAACTGTGGCCGGATATCAAGGTCGTCAAGCAGGTCGGCAAGGGCAAAGGGGATGCCCTCATCAGCGGATTCGCCGCCTGCACAGGCGACATCATCGTGATGATCGACGCCGATGGATCCGCCGACGGCCAGGAGATCGTCTCGTATGTCTCCGCACTGGTGTCCGGGGCCGATTTCGCCAAGGGATCACGCTTCGCCAACGGCGGCGGCACGGACGACATGACTCCGGTCCGCAAGCTCGGCAACTGGGTGCTGTGCGCCGTCGTCAATGCCAAGTTCGGGGCCCGCTACACCGATCTCTGCTACGGATACAACGCCTTCTGGAAGCGCTGCCTGGACAGCATCACGCTGGACTGCACCGGCTTCGAGATCGAGACCCTGATGAACATCCGGGTCGTCAAGGCCGGGCTGCGGGTGCAGGAGGTCCCCAGCCACGAGTACCTCCGCATCCATGGCGTCAGCAACCTCAGTGCCGTACGGGACGGACTGCGGGTCCTCAGAGTGATCCTCAAGGAGAAAGGCGTGCGAAGAGCAGCCCGCCGCCGTGCGTCGGCGACGCTCAGCCTCAGGATTCCGCGGGGAGAGGCATCTTGA
- a CDS encoding glycosyltransferase family 2 protein, producing MSDRAFSVVICVYTEDRWEDILAAVDSVRTQSLPALETLLVVDHNAALLERLGREYKESAAEREEVRVLANAGPRGLSAGRNTGIAAARGEFVAFLDDDAVAERDWLRYFAEGYDDRSVMAVGGRTMAAWASGRRPVWFPEEFDWVVGCTYRGLPHGKVRVRNVLGGNASFRRSAFDASGGFATGIGRDGDKRPLGCEETELCIRLTKALPDAVLLIDDRAVIHHKVPAVRERFGYFRTRAYAEGLSKALVARSVGAAKGLESERRYTTRVLPAGVVRGLRDMVLGRRGGAGRAGAIVTGIAAAAGGYVVGSVRARRGGATFSSGPLAESRGEPE from the coding sequence TTGAGCGACCGCGCCTTCTCCGTGGTGATCTGCGTCTACACCGAGGACCGCTGGGAGGACATCCTGGCGGCCGTCGACTCGGTGCGGACGCAGTCACTGCCGGCGCTCGAGACGCTGCTCGTGGTCGACCACAACGCGGCGCTGCTCGAACGGCTCGGCAGGGAGTACAAGGAAAGCGCGGCAGAACGTGAGGAGGTGCGGGTGCTCGCCAACGCGGGCCCCCGCGGCCTCTCCGCGGGCCGCAACACCGGGATCGCCGCCGCCCGCGGCGAGTTCGTCGCCTTCCTCGACGACGACGCCGTGGCCGAGCGTGACTGGCTGCGATACTTCGCCGAGGGGTACGACGACCGGTCGGTGATGGCCGTCGGCGGGCGGACGATGGCCGCCTGGGCCTCGGGCCGCAGACCGGTCTGGTTCCCCGAGGAGTTCGACTGGGTCGTCGGCTGTACATACCGGGGGCTGCCGCACGGCAAAGTGCGCGTCCGCAACGTCCTGGGCGGCAACGCCTCCTTCCGGCGCAGCGCCTTCGACGCCTCGGGCGGCTTCGCCACGGGAATCGGACGGGACGGCGACAAACGGCCGCTGGGCTGCGAGGAGACCGAGCTGTGCATCCGGCTCACCAAGGCGCTGCCGGACGCGGTGCTCCTGATCGACGACCGCGCGGTGATCCACCACAAGGTGCCTGCCGTCCGGGAGCGGTTCGGCTACTTCCGCACCCGTGCCTACGCCGAGGGCCTCTCCAAGGCACTCGTGGCCCGGAGTGTGGGCGCGGCCAAGGGACTCGAGTCCGAGCGCCGCTACACCACGCGGGTCCTGCCGGCCGGGGTCGTGCGCGGGCTGCGCGACATGGTGCTGGGGCGACGCGGCGGTGCGGGCCGGGCGGGCGCGATCGTCACCGGGATCGCGGCGGCGGCGGGCGGCTATGTGGTGGGGAGCGTACGGGCCCGCCGGGGCGGCGCCACGTTCTCGTCCGGTCCCCTTGCCGAATCGCGAGGTGAACCCGAGTGA
- a CDS encoding polysaccharide deacetylase family protein yields the protein MYHAVGHRPAKAAFGLSVSPDAFAEQMELLGERRFTPVTTAQLGAAWRSGGGPLPRRPVLITFDDGYEGVHRHALPVLAEHGFASTLFVSTGWLRGVHHEGGALDTMLDWDQVRELAAAGMEIGGHTHTHPQLDQLDNGRLWYETVRCRDIIADELGAGPVSFAYPYGYSSRRVRRTVRAAGFAQSLAVGNALAVRRQGPYALERVTVRRGTDIEEFERLVVGRSIARNFAKDRAFTKGYALVRGARRTAGLLRRAGG from the coding sequence ATGTACCACGCGGTGGGACACCGCCCGGCGAAGGCCGCGTTCGGTCTCTCCGTCTCACCCGACGCCTTCGCCGAGCAGATGGAGCTGCTCGGCGAGCGCAGGTTCACTCCGGTCACCACCGCGCAGCTGGGCGCCGCCTGGCGGTCGGGCGGCGGCCCGTTGCCGCGCCGCCCCGTGCTGATCACCTTCGACGACGGTTACGAGGGTGTGCACCGGCACGCCCTCCCCGTCCTCGCCGAACACGGCTTCGCGTCGACGCTGTTCGTCTCGACCGGGTGGCTGCGCGGCGTCCACCACGAGGGCGGTGCGCTCGACACCATGCTCGACTGGGACCAGGTGCGCGAACTGGCCGCCGCCGGCATGGAGATCGGCGGCCACACCCACACCCATCCCCAGCTCGACCAGCTGGACAACGGCCGCCTCTGGTACGAGACGGTCCGCTGCCGGGACATCATCGCCGACGAACTGGGCGCCGGACCGGTCTCCTTCGCCTATCCCTACGGCTACTCCAGCCGCCGGGTACGGCGTACGGTCCGCGCGGCCGGCTTCGCCCAGTCGCTCGCCGTGGGAAACGCACTCGCCGTGCGCAGGCAGGGCCCGTATGCCCTGGAGCGGGTGACCGTCCGGCGCGGCACGGACATCGAGGAGTTCGAGCGGCTCGTCGTCGGCAGATCCATCGCCCGGAACTTCGCCAAGGACCGCGCGTTCACCAAGGGATACGCGCTGGTGCGCGGGGCCCGCAGGACCGCCGGGCTGCTCCGCCGGGCCGGTGGCTGA
- a CDS encoding DUF5925 domain-containing protein — MSAKPQDALPIRLNVDDSDSPSDVVDALFLGRFATGEQPYSHSSTIDRVKPGATLLPPAASVLRSARDDDRSATLAEGEGWTLLVSRWNRGADVTVTAVSSELAEKVLGQATDGAHDEPEPQPENVTMGFWYVSPRRGPHRTTRQIAAGTWEEVRPNYTAPVADAMDQLMKITPDDISGRLLLLHGPPGTGKTSALRTLARSWRDWCQVDCVLDPERLFNDVGYLMDIAIGEDEGTSKGRWRLLLLEDCDELIRGEAKHTAGQALSRLLNLTDGLLGQGRNVLVGVTTNEDLERLHPAVVRPGRCLARIEVGSLTRKESVNWLGTEDGLGREGATLAELYALRRGNSPASVPAQSDGADAGLYL; from the coding sequence ATGTCTGCCAAGCCTCAGGACGCTCTGCCGATCCGGCTCAACGTCGACGACAGCGATTCGCCTTCGGATGTCGTCGACGCGCTGTTCCTCGGTCGCTTCGCGACGGGCGAGCAGCCGTACTCCCACAGCTCCACCATCGACCGTGTCAAGCCCGGCGCCACACTGCTGCCGCCGGCCGCCTCCGTACTGCGCTCCGCGCGCGACGACGACCGCAGCGCCACTCTCGCCGAGGGCGAGGGCTGGACGCTGCTGGTCTCCCGCTGGAACCGCGGCGCCGACGTCACGGTCACCGCGGTCAGCTCCGAGCTGGCCGAAAAGGTCCTGGGCCAGGCGACGGACGGCGCCCACGACGAGCCGGAACCGCAGCCGGAGAACGTCACCATGGGGTTCTGGTACGTCTCGCCACGGCGCGGTCCGCACCGCACCACGCGCCAGATCGCCGCGGGCACCTGGGAGGAGGTCCGTCCCAACTACACGGCGCCGGTGGCCGATGCGATGGACCAGCTGATGAAGATCACGCCGGACGACATCTCCGGCCGGCTGCTCCTGCTCCACGGCCCGCCCGGCACCGGCAAGACCTCGGCGCTGCGGACCCTGGCCCGCTCCTGGCGTGACTGGTGCCAGGTCGACTGCGTACTCGACCCCGAACGGCTCTTCAACGACGTCGGCTATCTGATGGACATCGCGATCGGCGAGGACGAGGGCACATCGAAGGGCCGCTGGCGGCTGCTGCTGCTCGAGGACTGCGACGAGCTGATCCGTGGCGAGGCCAAGCACACCGCGGGCCAGGCGCTGTCCCGGCTGCTGAATCTCACGGACGGCCTGCTGGGCCAGGGCCGTAACGTCCTGGTGGGCGTGACGACCAACGAGGACCTGGAACGCCTCCACCCGGCGGTGGTCCGCCCGGGGCGCTGTCTGGCCCGGATCGAGGTGGGCTCGCTGACCCGCAAGGAGTCGGTGAACTGGCTGGGCACGGAGGACGGCCTGGGCCGCGAGGGCGCGACGCTGGCCGAGTTGTACGCGCTGCGCCGCGGCAACAGCCCGGCTTCGGTCCCGGCCCAGAGCGACGGCGCGGACGCGGGCTTGTACCTGTGA
- a CDS encoding GntR family transcriptional regulator, with translation MTLKIAIDADADVAPYEQLRTQISGQARSGALPVGYKLPTVRGLAEDLGLAPNTVAKAYRALETDGVIETRGRNGTFIAAAGDAAERRAAAAAAVYAEQAHRLGLTRAAAQSAVEDALRAAYGK, from the coding sequence GTGACCTTGAAGATCGCCATTGATGCCGATGCGGATGTCGCTCCGTACGAACAGCTGCGTACCCAGATCTCCGGGCAGGCGCGGTCGGGCGCACTGCCGGTGGGCTACAAACTGCCGACCGTGCGGGGGCTCGCCGAGGACCTCGGGCTCGCCCCCAACACCGTCGCCAAGGCGTACCGCGCGCTGGAGACCGACGGAGTGATCGAGACCCGAGGCCGGAACGGCACGTTCATCGCGGCTGCGGGCGACGCGGCCGAGCGCCGGGCGGCCGCGGCCGCGGCGGTGTACGCCGAGCAGGCGCATCGCCTGGGCCTGACCCGCGCCGCCGCGCAGTCGGCGGTGGAGGACGCACTGCGCGCGGCGTACGGGAAGTAG
- a CDS encoding GNAT family N-acetyltransferase: protein MTLIVRDFRLEDAASVSRVRRAALPYMVTTPEAVVFGVESANPAKKYRLLIAEKDGEIIGTAHAGIAYDSSEPGQSFVTPHVHPEHRGQGAGALILRTAEEHLTAEGARIVYAWAMDDPESRAFAEKRGYRPTRPAHFQRLDLANGTLPPLPELPAGVELRTAADFEADPRPMFRADAEATSDEPSDISTDFDDYDDWISHTWNNPLLDRGLSTVVLVDGEIAAFTAAQSDGSTRYMSGMTGTLRVHRGRGFAKLAKTDSLRRARAAGYTDAFTSNDADNGPMLAINKWFGYEICATEVRHVRTLG from the coding sequence ATGACCTTGATCGTCCGCGATTTCCGCCTCGAGGACGCCGCGTCGGTGTCCCGCGTCAGGCGTGCCGCCCTCCCTTACATGGTGACCACGCCCGAAGCCGTCGTCTTCGGTGTGGAGTCCGCCAACCCGGCCAAGAAGTACCGGCTGTTGATCGCCGAGAAGGACGGGGAGATCATCGGCACAGCCCATGCCGGCATCGCGTACGACTCCAGCGAGCCGGGTCAGTCGTTCGTCACTCCGCACGTCCACCCCGAGCACCGGGGCCAGGGCGCGGGTGCGCTGATTCTGCGCACCGCCGAGGAGCATCTGACGGCCGAGGGCGCGAGGATCGTCTACGCCTGGGCGATGGATGATCCGGAGTCCCGCGCCTTCGCGGAGAAGCGCGGCTACCGGCCGACCCGTCCGGCCCACTTCCAGCGTCTTGACCTGGCGAACGGAACGCTGCCGCCGCTGCCCGAGCTGCCCGCGGGCGTCGAGCTGCGTACCGCCGCCGACTTCGAGGCCGATCCGCGGCCGATGTTCAGGGCGGACGCCGAGGCCACCTCGGACGAGCCCAGCGACATCAGCACGGACTTCGACGACTACGACGACTGGATCAGCCACACCTGGAACAACCCGCTGCTGGACCGTGGGCTGAGCACGGTCGTGCTGGTGGACGGCGAGATCGCTGCGTTCACAGCGGCCCAGTCGGACGGCAGCACCCGCTATATGTCCGGCATGACGGGCACGCTGCGCGTCCATCGCGGGCGGGGTTTCGCGAAGCTCGCCAAGACCGACTCGCTGCGCCGCGCCCGCGCTGCGGGCTACACGGATGCGTTCACCAGCAATGACGCGGACAATGGCCCCATGCTGGCGATCAACAAGTGGTTCGGCTACGAGATCTGCGCGACGGAGGTACGTCATGTCCGCACCCTCGGTTGA